atatttttgtcatctGAATCATATATTGATATGGTGTTATAACATCAAGCCTAAGGTTAAGAAAAACAATTACCTGGGCATTTAGATAGAGGGAGATTTTGTCAGAGTTAAAGAGTTCGcgcagacaaaaaaaaaacaaatatcacatAAGATTAAGCCAAAGAATCTATAATAGcactttgtatatatatcttgatatcgcaaaatatttacttttcaacaattatatagtttctacatttttttttccctgtaatcttttttttttctttcagttttcaCGATATTAGATTAATCTTGTCTAGTAATATTTTTAGTCTATTGTTTATTTCTCTTCTAGAAGGAAAATTGTGAAATTAAATGGAAGACATTTTGATTAATGAGATAAAAAATGCTAACCCCATCAATAACGAAATATCTCCTTTTTGTGATCTTTAttcctcctcttttttttttatatataatattaatctatTTTACAATATCTCATAACCACTGTAATTATCACAAATCtgactttcttttttaatgtttcaACAACTATATGGTATGATTATATCTTTTTACACAAATGTGAAATGTCTTCTCTgcgtgtgtatgtgtgtgtctccctctctctttccctcCGTTTCGTTTATCCACTACCGTTCGACACGTGACAAAATGGGCCAGGCGATGACGATAGAGACGACGTCGTCGTATTCCATAGCTCCATCTCCGGTGTATATTCCTGAGGTAAACCGGCGTGGTACGAAGCGGACCGGTTTAGACTAGGGTAAGGATGATCTTGATCGACGGGTGCCATCGAGTAAGATGTGGGTCCGTTAAGCTGCGAGGCCACGAGGCGGTCCAAAGCCGCCCAGCTAGTAACGAAGCTAGTGTCCACCACGTTGCTGACGTGGATATTATGATTAGTGTTGGGAGTGCTCACGTGGCAGCTGTTGTTGATTTTTTGACTGCTAGGGCTTTCAAGGTTTGGGAGTTTCATGAAAGGGTCAAGATTTAGCTCTTCTTTACAAGATCGCCCCATAAGTTCGAGAAACTGCTCCAGAGTGTCCTCGTTGAAGATCTGAGACGACGTCGTCCTCCTCGTGTCTCCGCCACCGCTCAGGGAAGCTCCTCCAACGGGactgtttagggttttgtgaagattcttcttcttgaaaataCGACACACCACCCATCCTTCGTCTTGTGATGCTTCCCCTATAATACTCACCACCttaaatattccaaaacaaaataacatatatcagCAAAATTCATCATGTGTTGGGACACAGTCTGGTTAATCCAAAGTAAAAAgcgtaaaattttatatttcagtTGTATGtcgtattatatatattaatatacaatGGAGATCGAAAATAAATaagtgaacttttttttatatgttctttaattttttctaagTTGCAAAAGAACAAAcggtttttaatttgtaaatttatgtACGAACAtgtgatcaatttttttttatcatatattatgtaatacttTCTTTGGTCTAGCTACTTGTAcgtgtaaataaactaataacttTTATTATGGTCAATGaatcataatcaaaacaaaatcgaGATTGTGATGTAAAATGAGACATAACTGTCTCACCATATTCAAAAGAGAGCCCACATACTTCGATTAAACTCGTAATTAAACGTTTCTGAAATCGATACATACCTCATGAACGGTGACATCCTCATGGGAAATAATGTTGTCGTCGAGTCTATATTCATGCATGATCCAGTCAGACTTTTGGCCGTGAGGAGCTCGGCCTTTGTAGAAAACTAGGGTCTTTCTCATCCCAATCCTACGGCCATTGTTATATATGATCTTGTCGCGGCCCGTTGCTTTCCAAAATCCCGCCGCAGTGGCTCGGTTAGTTCTGGTTCCCGTCGGATACTTTTTGTCCTTGTGGCTAAAGAAATACCAGTCGTTTTGTGGCGTTGTTCCTATTTTACACATCTCTGCATAGCGACAAAAATATACAGTAAAgactttaaaacataaattgtatAACAAATACTAAACGTATATTGGTCTTTGCAGTAACTAACTCCTAATGTAAacaaacaacagcaacaactaAGTGTAGATTCTCTGTACTCTAGTCATATATATTCTCGTAAAAGGATACATGGGAACGTCATGTATCAAAAGTGGTATAGACAAGACAGCCatttatatataaggaaaaaaatattaatttcggAAAATTGGATTAAGAGAGTgtacaaaaaaaagtagaaaattaacccataattattttttttttttttataaaccttgAATATCCCAAGGCTCGAGCTTGTTGAGATCAACGTCGCGAATGACATCCAGATCGATCTCGATGCTATTAACTTTCTTCCGGAGATAATACTGCAACAGCTCTTCCTCGGTCGGGTGAAACCTAAACCCAGGTGGCACTTGAGATTGTCCGTTCACTGATATGCTCATAGATTTGGACATCATCAAAGAGATTTCTAGATTAACTCAAGAACAGAGCTATGAGGTTTATTTAATTGTAACTACCGAACTGATGAAAGTTGGAGATGAGAGAGCTAGCGgagaatgaatatatatatatatacactatatatatttattgttgtaTAAAAAACAAGATGCATGAGGAAAACGCATATGTCTCTTTGtgcaccttttttttttcgggttttctttaattatttttaaacattcaGCTCTTATCATAATTAGCTTTTCCATTTGTTTTCATTAGTtagtttgaaaattaaaatacaacCCTCCACAGAGAAATATTAAGTTCACTGTCAATTATGAatgattattattcttttgttcttttttcacAATTattagtttcaatatttttttggcccctagtttatattattttgctattttgtttgttattatttagttttcaaattaaaacGTGAGCCTCACTATAGTGATTTTGTTACACATCTTTTACAAGAACTTAAAATCATCAAATATGACAAGAACAAGCATCGAGATATTATCACTTGGGTTcaaatatgtataatgtatattgttggaaaaaaaaccatccaatgtatatttttttctctctcaaaattaTATGTTCATCGGTTTATTCATTATATTCTAAAACTATGAAATCCACGTAAACATTACCGCAAAAGGTACACTAaagtttattataaataataaatccatcttgatctatttattatattttcatattgtatTATTTTACGTTTACAACGAGTTAAGAATTactgtaaaaaagaaaagaaaaaagaaacataaaaagggATATATAGTTGTcggataaaaaaaaaggtgatgTAGTTatcagaagaaggaagagtaGGCCCCATAAGGCAACTAGATTGTAGGAAGCAAGCCCACATCGTAACGATGACCCTTGAccttaaaatttagtatatagAAAAGCTCCctttaaacaaattaacaacccACACAACTTAGTAATTAAtacctcttcgtcttcttctctctttagaTTTATGTAAACGAGGTTAACGAGCACACACTGTATATGAAATAATGAAGTCGAAATAGGGTGTGTTAAAAAGTTTCCCTCCGCAAGATGTGGCTTTTCATCGATAAATAAACAAACGTTTCactataaaagtttttttgttatttgtaaaCGAAAAGGTTGATcattactaaaaaaaagttgatgtgACAAGGAGTGTTTTTTCCGGATGTGACGAAGAGTTGTATACagtacatatatttataatattgtgttgtgtgtgtatgttttatatatggGAAACTATCTTCGGAATGAAGTGGGAGTTGGGTAATGACTAAACGTAGATTATTTGGTGTTCGAAACATGGTGGAGTTGGGTAATGACTCATGAGTGTTCATATTCCACCCATCTGATCAAATAGGATTAATAACCGTTTCATTTTTCTTAGCTATTGGAAACCTCTtaaattacatttatttattattagaatGTTGCTCGATCGTTCGATATAATTTTGTAGtcatgtaaataataatatctaaaacGGTCAAAGTGCGTGATGTGtgtttcttttctaaattcTTGTAATAAAATCAATGATTGCAACATCTAATCTATTTTACAACatagataataatattaacaaaatattccATATTTTGCAAGTTATAAGAATTTTTCTCAATGTCCCATCGATtcttgtattatttttattctatattccaaatagttttgtttttgctcatTTTTTTTAACCCGTAGCAGTTTATTGTTATGTTTGTGTTAGCGATCACTATATAAAGGTGAGACTAAGGAAAGATAACGATGACGTCAAAAACTCACGCTTTAGAAATGTACATGTGTGTAAGTACATATCCTTATTGCGTAGAAAcgtaattaagaaaacaaaattgatagaGGTAAGGAGTGTTAATGTGGTTGGAACTAAGACTTTATTTAAGATTAGTTAAGAGGCCTTTCTACAATTGTCTAAACACAGAATCATTTTGTTGCGATTCAGGAATTCCATGctttaaatgattattttttagcTTGATTAATGACATTGCACCCaactttatttttgtgtgtgtgtcttttaTAAGTCCATGTTTTTTATTGGTTGCgctttgaaaatacaaaatttctaACTATTACTATAAGGACCTGTAGAAATTTACAGGTCAATTATTATATTGAATCTTTCTTGTAGCCAATACAATTAATtcgtatatttttataattctgTTTTATACAGGCTGtttctattttaaatataacttctttttataagttttgaagataaaaagaaaaactggtACTTAAGAAAATCATGTTCTTCtaagatataataaatatttttgaaagttatgCATGtacatgtgaattttttttttaataacgtTCCCTAAATTAAAGCAGAAGAACTGCATAaaagaattttgtgtttttagactTCTACAATATTTAGTTCACGTTTTTTCCATTGTGGATGTTGAATATACCATTAGCATAATGCCACCCCGTATCATCAAACGTACCGTTTAAAAGTaagatttaggaaaaaaaaattgatgttttctgGGCTCAACATAAACAGAAGGATGTAAGGGGAGTCcaataatttgtttaatatgaATCTGTTCAAATAACAAGATGCAAATTGGTTTTTGAGTTTATGTATcctaacttgttttttttatatccatTAACTAAAATCTAATTCAAAATACTTTAATATTGAATAAAGCTTGATTTTACTTGTATTTAAAAATCACAGAGTGAACAACGCAtgcattaattaaaaataaatcaatgatTATGTATATAACGTATTATTTTAATGGAGTTTTTAAATGGATTTAATTCactaaccaaataatttttaaggTATCATGCATTATATTATTCGTACGTTTCCGTTTTTGGTGTAATTCCATCTAGATGTCAACATCTAACATAGGTTTAAATTCAGATAGTGATCCAATTCGATACAACACTAAttaactaatttgtttttttttataaattgtttttaaaattatttaaaatttctacCATTTAACTACGTACAGTCACCAATATATCATTATATCTTGATCAATTAATTcgttattttacaaaatttaacatTATGGCAGAATATATGCGTAAGTTTTGGGGGCATACGTAGTGTATCACTACaggggcacgtgccccatacaaaacttcataattttaaaatttgttttgcaATATGTAATGGAGATGTACGTAAGAAttggtttgtactttgtagtgATTTTTTCTAGTGAGTTggttattagttttattttacgATTTTtaagtaataattattttcagggttagcttatttttcttttatttacctCTTTTTGAACTGTTTGAAGGAATTACGTTAATATAAAGTACTACCAATGTTGATAAACActtattcaaacatttttttttcatgtttccatagtagtcttaaaaaaaaaattaaatctattAATTAAATTGTAGCCCATGTTAATATtggtttgttcaaaaaaaaaaaacgtatataGTAATAGTGTTGGTGTTTTTTCCCCATGGGCACGTGAAGAACTGTAGTTTCattgaccctttttttttttttttgagttcaAAGTTTCATTGACGCTTATTGTCAATTATTGGTTTACAAATTGATGTCATAAAACTGTCACAtgcatgttaatatatatatctgtacGTTCTCAGCGACACGCGCGCGCCCATTGTACATATTAGTTTagtcatattttttatatatatagtatattactGAATATATTAAAGTCTACAgagtaattattgttttttttttcttttggtaaaagatatataattgGTGATATatggatgatatatattgaAAGGAACTGATGGCAGTTTAgtgttaaaataataaatacttgAATTTGGAAACTCTCTAGAAGTAATTGAAAGTTTGCATGGGAAGCAATCTTAGTTTGGTGAATTTTCGTCAAAATTTGTTAAGCCTAATGGTGAGACGTCATATGACTCTACGCCCCGTTTTCTTTTAATGGCGAGGGGCAATTTTGTAGTTCCATTGATTTTGGACTCTTTCACGATAGTCCTTTATACTGTtttgtttaacaattttttgttgGCGTTGAAGGAATGTTTAGTTACAGCTTGGGACATTGCCTTTAATCAAAACCAAAGACGTTAATTAGTTTAAATCGTTTTCGACTGTTCCTTTAAAGCATTCGAAACACCATTTACTATGGAAGAGGAGTAAATGTATTGACCAACTTCCAACTCTCTAGCTAGTTGATCAGGTTAATGTCgagattttctgttttttttttcataggaAATATCCTTAATTAAGCTGTACCAGAAGAAGCAAGAGGAGCTGCTTGAAATGTATAAGCTTTGCCTCAGAGCTTGAGAAGTTTCTGAAGGTACTgtattcttatattttaaaattgtatagtacgaaatatatcaattagttccattttttttaagtatgtattttatttaccttttctAACCCGACCAAAATATATAGCTACATATTTCTTGAAATATTCTCGTAGCGATCGATAATGCATtaactagaagaaaaaaaaactatttaatatttattcttaTGATGCCTTTAATTTGACCCTTCAATCATGTAACAATTAGAATTAAGACGTACACCGTGTCTATGTACAAACAGTATGCATAATATGAATTTCAATTTGGTATGCGTCTCTCAAGATCATGTAGACATGCATGGGAAgatatctataaaatataaccatGAATACAAAGGACATAAAAGCCACATACATTAACGTAACATGATGATTATGAAAATGAATAACGTTTTTCTCCTTacttttgtgaattttgttgaTATTAATGGCGGATTATTAGAGAGGACCGCCCAAATTTGTAGAATTTATAGGGTAAACCCAAAGACACACAAACATACACGAAATAAGCGAATAGATAAAGGGAACAGTATGATGAGAGCGCCTAATCGTGGAGGGGGGNAATATGTGAAATTATGGATGATCTGTCATTTTATAACGTAATCATCTCAAAGCATATACGTACGTAGCTAAGACCTACCGTCGATCGCCTGAAACgataatattcttttatttgatattgtCGTAAAGAGCcgccaaccaaaaaaaaaagaaagatacgGTCGTAAATATTCCAGTATCTCGTCTaacaatatataactaaataacTTGGAACTATTAAAAGGGTCTTCTTTTTAGAAGCTTGTGCCAGAAAGTCAAGAAAAGAGAGTATTTAGAAGCTTGTGCCAGAAAGTCAAgacccataaaaaaaaagaaaaaaattcaaaataaacaaaaaaaaaatactccttAGAGAGGAgtagaaatttaaaaactttttctcacccttatttttttaattatcctTAGAGAGGAACGGtcaaagtttgtgtttttttttgttgtatagaaaataaaataagaatttttacATATCGAGAATTTTGTAGACTTCAAGAGAGGGAGGTTGAAGACAGCGAAGCAAATGGTTTTTAGGCAGCGGACCCAACACAAAGAttaaacagtatatatatatatatatatatatcaaaacaaaacaacgcATAGTATATAAATACAGCGAAAAAGGTAAAATTGGGTCTCTGGCTTTTCCTCAATATTTCAATaggtcctctctctctctctctcttctctcttctctctatagGGCCATTGTCGTCTCTCGTGGTCGTGGGTTCCCACTAGCAGCTTTCTTGTCTTCCTCCATTGGTTTCTCTCCCCTTCTCTTTTCCTTCAATCAACCAAAACAGAGGTTTTTTGCTCTTTCTCTATTGTTTCACTCTTTAGGTccaaagttttcattttttttttcttcttctttcgtatTCTGTGaatcgttttcttttgttgggaGTAgtaaagtttcagttttttttctttcgtctTAGTTCAAGATTTTGGGTTAAAGAAAGCCATAGagatagagggagagagagaaagattgaaactttcatgtgaattttagggtttgtgaattggGGGAAAAGCAATCAGATGGCTCAACAGAGACAGTTTCAGATGGAAGGTAATCATAATAATAGTAGCGGTACGAACGATACCAAGTTGACGAAAATCTTCGTGGGAGGATTAGCCTGGGAGACGCAGAGAGATACAATGAGGCGTTACTTTGAACAGTTTGGTGACATTGTTGAAGCTGTTGTCATTACTGACAAGAACACTGGAAGATCCAAAGGATATGGATTtgtatgtttcttctttcttcttcttctaagtttctattgttaaagtttttacctttttttactAAAGGCGGTGGTTTTTGATTTGATCAGGTGACGTTTAAGGAAGCTGAAGCAGCCATGAGAGCTTGTCAGAATATGAATCCTATGATTGATAAAAGAAGAGCTAATTGCAACCTCGCTTGTCTTGGTGCTCAGAAACCGCGTCCTCCTACTTCTCCTagacatggtttttttttttttttttttNNNNNNNNNNNNNNNNNNNNNNNNNNNNNNNNNNNNNNNNNNNNNNNNNNNNNNNNNNNNNNNNNNNNNNNNNNNNNNNNNNNNNNNNNNNNNNNNNNNNNNNNNNNNNNNNNNNNNNNNNNNNNNNNNNNNNNNNNNNNNNNNNNNNNNNNNNNNNNNNNNNNNNNNNNNNNNNNNNNNNNNNNNNNNNNNNNNNNNNNNNNNNNNNNNNNNNNNNNNNNNNNNNNNNNNNNNNNNNNNNNNNNNNNNNNNNNNNNNNNNNNNNNNNNNNNNNNNNNNNNNNNNNNNNNNNNNNNNNNNNNNNNNNNNNNNNNNNNNNNNNNNNNNNNNNNNNNNNNNNNNNNNNNNNNNNNNNNNNNNNNNNNNNNNNNNNNNNNNNNNNNNNNNNNNNNNNNNNNNNNNNNNNNNNNNNNNNNNNNNNNNNNNNNNNNNNNNNNNNNNNNNNNNNNNNNNNNNNNNNNNNNNNNNNNNNNNNNNNNNNNNNNNNNNNNNNNNNNNNNNNNNNNNNNNNNNNNNNNNNNNNNNNNNNNNNNNNNNNNNNNNNNNNNNNNNNNNNNNNNNNNNNNNNNNNNNNNNNNNNNNNNNNNNNNNNNNNNNNNNNNNNNNNNNNNNNNNNNNNNNNNNNNNNNNNNNNNNNNNNNNNNNNNNNNNNNNNNNNNNNNNNNNNNNNNNNNNNNNNNNNNNNNNNNNNNNNNNNNNNNNNNNNNNNNNNNNNNNNNNNNNNNNNNNNNNNNNNNNNNNNNNNNNNaacaacaacaacaacacactgGTCAATTCCCATTTCCTTACCCAACTGCTTACGGGTAAGCGTAGTCATCACATCAAATAACAATCGTTTCTGGTTAATGTGTGTAGCAAGGCCCAAAATTAATATCTTCTTCTGCAGATTTGCTGGTTATTCTCAAGAGGGAATGTACCCAATGGTTAGTTACTTTCATAGATCTCTCACAATGTAGCTTGTTTCCATTTCACTGATAAAATTTTGAAGTTCTTATGTATGTGTTTTTGGTTTGCAGAACTACTACAATCATCATCTCTATGGAGGACAGCAGTTTTCACCATATGTGGGACATCCATCATCAGGATCAACAGGAATGTACCATGGCTATTATCCATTCTATGCTCAATACAACGCAGCACAAAGTAGCAATCAAGCTCAAGCTCAAGCTCAACATCATCAAGGTTTCAGCTGTCAATACACTGCTCCACCTCCTCCTCTGCTGCAATATCCTTACTTGCCTCACCAGCAACACTTTAGTTCTCAGCAGCAATTCAGCTCTCAGCAGCAGCCTCCGCCTCCAGTCCTCTCCCTCCCAACCTCTCTAGCTCTATCAttgccatcatcttcatcaccatccTCTACAACTTCCACCTCAGGTTTGATTTCACAACTCAAAATCTTAATTGAAAAACCATTGGACACATTGCTTTGAATCATGCTTGATTGTAATGTTTTGTTGCTTATATTACTAGCTGCAACGACAGCAGCATCAAAAACAGTAGTTATTACTACAGCGACAAAGaatgcagcagcagcagctgaaACAAGCAGCACCAAAGATGGCCATGAAGCAGTAACAACATCAACCATCAAGATAGAAGATTGATTcagtactactactacaatAGCCAGAGCAAGGGACAAACTTCAGTGTACACTAACTCATCATCAATCTCTCCAACAACGTTCTAGAAACACTCATTCATTGGTCTTAGGAGTCTAGAATCTTAATTAGTACTACTTAGgaggaggaaggaagaagaagaaggaaacaatcATATCacattctttgttttttttttttggttatttca
The Camelina sativa cultivar DH55 chromosome 6, Cs, whole genome shotgun sequence genome window above contains:
- the LOC104699482 gene encoding RNA-binding protein 24-B-like, coding for MAQQRQFQMEGNHNNSSGTNDTKLTKIFVGGLAWETQRDTMRRYFEQFGDIVEAVVITDKNTGRSKGYGFVTFKEAEAAMRACQNMNPMIDKRRANCNLACLGAQKPRPPTSPRHGFFFFQQQQHTGQFPFPYPTAYGFAGYSQEGMYPMNYYNHHLYGGQQFSPYVGHPSSGSTGMYHGYYPFYAQYNAAQSSNQAQAQAQHHQGFSCQYTAPPPPLLQYPYLPHQQHFSSQQQFSSQQQPPPPVLSLPTSLALSLPSSSSPSSTTSTSAATTAASKTVVITTATKNAAAAAETSSTKDGHEAVTTSTIKIED
- the LOC104793655 gene encoding NAC domain-containing protein 43 gives rise to the protein MMSKSMSISVNGQSQVPPGFRFHPTEEELLQYYLRKKVNSIEIDLDVIRDVDLNKLEPWDIQEMCKIGTTPQNDWYFFSHKDKKYPTGTRTNRATAAGFWKATGRDKIIYNNGRRIGMRKTLVFYKGRAPHGQKSDWIMHEYRLDDNIISHEDVTVHEVVSIIGEASQDEGWVVCRIFKKKNLHKTLNSPVGGASLSGGGDTRRTTSSQIFNEDTLEQFLELMGRSCKEELNLDPFMKLPNLESPSSQKINNSCHVSTPNTNHNIHVSNVVDTSFVTSWAALDRLVASQLNGPTSYSMAPVDQDHPYPSLNRSASYHAGLPQEYTPEMELWNTTTSSLSSSPGPFCHVSNGSG